GTCAATCCGCACCACATCGAGTTCCAGATCATGGGCGACGAGCACGGGAACATCGTGCACCTGGGCGAGCGCGACTGCTCGATCCAGCGCCGCAACCAGAAGATCGTTGAGGAATGCCCGTCTCCGCTCATGACGGAAGACCTGCGCCGGCGCATGGGCGAAGCGTCCATCAAGCTGTGCCAGACCGTCGGCTACTACAACGCCGGCACGATCGAATATCTCGTGGATGACAACGGCGACTTCTACTTCATGGAGATGAACACGCGCATCCAGGTCGAGCATCCGATCACCGAGGAGGTTTACGGCTGCGATCTCGTGAAGCAGCAGATCCAGGTCGCCGCCGGTGAGCATCTCTCCGACTACGTGAAGAACGCGCGGCCGCGTCACCACTCGATCGAGTGCCGCATCAACGCGGAAGATCCCTTCAACAATTTCATGCCGAGCCCCGGCGAGATCGAGCTCTACTACGCCCCGGGCGGTCGCGGTGTGCGCATCGATTCTCATGCCTACGCCGGCTACCCGATTCCGCCGCACTACGACTCGATGATCGCGAAGCTCATCGTCACGGCGTCCTCCCGGGAGGCCTGCATTGCCCGCATGAACCGCGCCCTTGGCGAATACATGATCACCGGCATCAAGACGACGATCCCGTTCCAGCAGGCGATCATGCGCAACGCGGATTTCCGCGCCGGCAAGTATTCGACCGGGTTCATCGAGAAGATGCTCAACGCCGGCATCCCCGAGTTCTAGACCGGGTCATGCTCGCGGACGCGAAGCTTTACGGCATCCTCGATCTCGGCTACGTCGCCGCCGATCGGGCGGTC
This genomic window from Chthoniobacterales bacterium contains:
- the accC gene encoding acetyl-CoA carboxylase biotin carboxylase subunit, whose translation is MFKKILIANRGEIALRIIRACKELGVQTVAVYSEPDLHSLHVQLADEAICIGSAPSNESYLKIDRIISAAEIADVDAIHPGYGFLAENAHFAEVCASCNIKFIGPSPNAIRLMGDKNTARDTARKAGVPVSPGSEGTVDSEADALKIAREIGFPVMIKAVAGGGGRGMRIAHNDGSLVTGFHSARMEAEKAFGNGAVYIEKFIVNPHHIEFQIMGDEHGNIVHLGERDCSIQRRNQKIVEECPSPLMTEDLRRRMGEASIKLCQTVGYYNAGTIEYLVDDNGDFYFMEMNTRIQVEHPITEEVYGCDLVKQQIQVAAGEHLSDYVKNARPRHHSIECRINAEDPFNNFMPSPGEIELYYAPGGRGVRIDSHAYAGYPIPPHYDSMIAKLIVTASSREACIARMNRALGEYMITGIKTTIPFQQAIMRNADFRAGKYSTGFIEKMLNAGIPEF